GAGACATGGTCATCTGACAGAGGTCACTATTTTGCTTAACTTTAAATTCCATTAAGCTGACGCGTCCATTGGCAAATCGCTCAACAGAAAGCGCATTTGGAAATTCAATGATATTTGCAATATAGCGTGCTGCTAGCAATTCAGGGTTGACTATGAGAGAGAAACTAAGGATATTTTTTTCTTTAAAATAAGAATTTGAATACTCTGGGTTACGAGCACGAACAATCGTTTCTTTTGCACCCATTTTTTTAGCTAATACAGCTGAAATCATATTGACTTCATCTTGCTCCGTCATGGCAATAAAAATGTCACAATGTCCGACATCAGCCTGTTCTAAAATTTTAAAATTGGCACCGTTACCCACAATGCCCATAATATCATAACGCTTGGTGATGCGATTCAGTACGGCTTCGTTTTGCTCAATGAGAATCACATCGTGTTTTTCAGCCACAAGTGAACGACAAAGTGCAGAGCCTACTTTACCGCCACCAACGACAATAATTTTCATGTTATACCTCCCAAGTATACCCCTCTATCATACCCTTTTTTTACAAAAATTTCATCGTTTTGAAGAAAGAAAAAGAGATATTTTATTCAAAAGAGTCCAGTAATTGAAAATAAAAAGATAAAACTTGAAAATTCGTCATAAAAATCTAGAAAATATGAAAAAATAAAGCTTTTTTTGTTGACATGTGCTAAGAAAGTGATATACTAATAAAGTACCCTCATTGATTTACCTCAAACCTGTTGTGATGTAAGTTAATGAGCCTTAAACCACGCTGTCTGCTGAGCTTGACTCCGGGCAGTGTGGCTATTTTTTTGCTTGATAGCAATTACAGTTCACTAAGATAGATGAGAAGGCTATAACATATGACAACATTTCAAAACCACATTGTTCTTTTTGAACCGCAAATCCCACAGAATACGGGTAATATTGCTCGGACTTGCGCAGCAACGAATTCACCACTTCATATCATTTTACCAATGGGATTTCCGATTGATGACCGTAAGATGAAACGAGCTGGCTTGGATTATTGGGATAAGCTGGACATTACTTATTATGACAATTTAGAAGAATTCATGAGTAAAATGGACGGACAATTGTATTTGATTTCTAAGTTTGCGGAGAAGGTTTATGCGGAAGAAAATTTTGCAACTGCTGGAAATCACTATTTCATGTTTGGGCGTGAGGATAAGGGATTGCCAGAAGATTTTATGCGTGCTCATTCTGAAAAAGCCCTGCGGATTCCGATGAACGATGAGCATGTCAGAAGTCTGAATTTGTCAAATACAGTTTGTATGATGGTGTATGAAGCCCTGCGCCAGCAAGATTTTACAGGATTAGATCTAGTACATCACTATGCACATGACAAATTAAAATAGGATTTCTTAAAAGAATGGACGACATCGGATAAAATGCTTGCTCTAGCAGGCTTTTTTTGTTATGATTAAAGGGTCTTCAGGGCAGGGTGAAATTCCCGACCGGCGGTAATTTGTAGCCGTTGACAATCTTTTGTTTTTATATAGCGTTGTAGTTTCTTTGTGTACCCTTGAAACGCCACTTCATTTAAAAACAAAATCTTTGCCAACTGGATAGCTGCTTTAAGTCCGCGAGCGTAAGCTGATGTGGTGCAAGTCCACAACCGACAGTACAGTCTGGATGGGAGAAGACGAAAGGCAATGAAGAAGGTCTAAAATTACAGCTTTTAAATTTCATTTAAGGAGATTTTCTTATACTATTTCAAAGGTTCCGTTGATTTAGAGAAATTGTTCTTCAGCCAGCCTTCCAGCTTCTCTAATTTTTATAAATTGGAGGAACCTGTTATGACACATACACGCAAAATGGCTGTTGTTGCCATTCTTTCAGCAATTTCATTTTTGCTGATGTTCTTTGATTTCCCGATTTTACCGGGGGCTAGCTTTTTAAAGCTAGATTTCAGTATTTTACCAATCTTACTGGGATTAGTGGTGCTGGATTTAGGTGGCGCTTTGAGCATTTTATTGGTTCGTTCGGCGCTCAAACTGCTGCTGAACAATCAAGGCGTCAATACTTATATTGGCTTGCCGATGAATATCATTGCGGTTGCTGTTTTCGTAATTGCTTTTGCTTTGATTTGGAAAAAAGAGCAGACAACCGTTCGTTTTCTAATCGCTTCTGTGGTGGGGACGCTCGGATTGACCTTGGCAATGCTGATTCTCAACTATGCCTATGCTATTCCACTCTATGCAACATTTGCTAATTTTGATATTTCAAAGATTCTGGGCGTGGCAAACTATCTATTTGCAATGGTCATTCCATTTAATCTATTAGAAGGTGTGGTTTTTGCAGTTGCCTTCTGGCTGATTTATCTGCTTTTAAAGCCGATTTTAATCAAATATGAAAAATAAACAAACTTTTTTAACCAAGGGCTCTTTTGCCCTTTTGCTTTTTGTAATTCTAGGATATGTTGTTAAGTTTCATTCAGGTCAATTAAAAGGATTTGATAGCCTACTTCAAACGACTTTGCGTGGCAATTTGCCACATGCATTGACCATGTTTTTTTCTAGCTTGACCAGTCTAATCAATACCCCCGTTATTGTGACCTGGGTCGCAGTTTTAGTTGGTCTTTTTCTTTATAAGATAAATTGTAAAATATAGTGCAACAAAAAAACTCATAGCGTTTCATTGGTGTAAACTGTAAGTAACCACACAAACAGAACCCGAGGAAAATCTATGAGCTACTCCCATCTTACCATAACCGACCGAATAAAGATAGAAACCTACTTAGAATTAGGTTTGAAACCTTGCCAAATTGCAAATAAACTTGGCGTCCATAAGTCTACCATTTCAAGAGAGTTAAGACGATGCCAAAATGGTTATTCCGCAGCCTTAGCACAGGAACATTATGACCACAGGGCTAAGCAAAAAGGTCGGAAGTCTCGTTTGACACCAAAGTTGAAAAAGGAAATTGAAGACGGTTTAAAATCCTCCTGGTCGCCTGAACAGATTTGTGGCCGCTATCAGCTTGAACAAAAGCCAATGGTAACTTTTAAAACTATCTATAACTGGCTCTATGCTGGTTTGATTGATCTGGATTTAAGCATCCTTCGTCGTAAAGGAAAAACTCGACAACCCAAAGAAACACGTGGGACATTTAGGATTGGCACATCGATTGCCAAACGTCCTAAAGAGGTCAGGAATCGTGAGACCTTTGGTCACTGGGAGCTCGATACTGTGGTGTCTTCCAGAGGCAAAAGCAAGGGCTGTTTAGCGACCTTTCTGGAGCGAAAAACGCGCTTTTACTTAGCTTTCAAGATACTAGACAGAACAGCCAAATCCATGTTTTCAGCCATCGAACAACTTTGTAGGCTATTTCCAAAAGAGGCTCTTAAAACCTTCACTTCAGACAGGGGAAAAGAGTTTGCCTGCTATCCTCTGGTAGAGAATTTAGGAATTTCCTTTTTCTTTGCGGACGCCTATTCATCCTGGCAGAGAGGAAGCAATGAAAACGCAAATGGCTTACTAAGAGAATATTTCCCAAAGAAAACAGATTTAGCCGCTATCTCTGATGAGGCTTTGAACAAGGCCTTATATGATATCAATCACCGACCACGAAAATGTTTAGCTTACAGAACTGCTTGTGAAGCTCTAGTGGATGAGTACGAGTAAACGTTGCACTTTTTATTGCAATTTATCATAAAAAATGGTGGAGTGAGGCGATTCTTTTGGCTGGAAATCTTGCTTTGACGGGAATTTTAGTGGCTCTTTTGAAAAATGTCTATCAACGTCCTCGTCCTACGATCCAACATTTAGTAGAAGAAGGTGGATTTTCTTTTCCGAGTGGACATGCCTTGGCTTCGACATTAGTTGTTGGGGCGTTAGTGATTATTGTGAGCCAGCGCGTGAAAAATCGTCATCTCAGACATTTGCTGCAAGTGTTACTCATGGTATTCATTCTTACAATCATGACATCTCGCGTTTATCTAGGAGTTCATTATCCAACAGATGTTTTAGGAAGTCTTTTCTTAGGTTTAGGGATGTTGCATATTGAATTTCCTTATTATGATAAGTTGCGCTTCCAATGGCGTTTTAGAAGAAAACAAAATTAGGTTGTCACAAGGGAAATGCTGATGAATAAAGTATTGAATGAAAAATTAATAAATCAAATTTTATCAGTTGTAGCCTGCATTCCTGTGGGAAAAGTGACTACCTATGGACAAATTGCGCATTTGATAGGGCGAGAAAGAAATGCTCGTTTGGTAGGTCGCGTCCTGTCTCAGGCTGGACTTTATGGGAAGTATCCTTGCCATCGTGTGGTTAATTCCGCAGGACGCTTAGCGCCAGCGTGGGAGGAGCAGAGACATCTCCTTTGGGCCGAAGGAGTGACTTTTAAAACGAATGGCTGTGTGGATTTGAAAAAGCACCAATGGAAGCCAACGGACATTAGTAAAGTGTAAATGGAACTCCGAACGCGAGTTCTGTTTTATTTTGTGGTACAATGAAAGTTATGAAACCATATAATTCGTTAAATGCTTATTATCGAAAACTATTTGGAGAGAAGACCTTTAAAGTTCCGATTGATGCTGGCTTTGATTGCCCTAATCGAGACGGAACGGTAGCTCATGGTGGCTGTACTTTTTGTACGGTATCTGGGTCAGGTGATGCCATTGTAGCACCAGAAGCACCGATTCGTGAGCAATTTTACAAGGAAATTGATTTTATGCATCGAAAGTGGCCTGAAGTCAAGAAATATCTAGTTTATTTTCAAAATTTCACCAATACCCATGATAAGGTGGAGGTCATTCGTGAGCGATATGAGCAAGCCATCAATGAGCCAGGAGTTGTAGGTATTAACATTGGAACCAGACCAGACTGCCTGCCTGATGAGACGATTGCTTATCTAGCAGAATTATCTGAACGCATGCATGTGACGGTAGAGCTGGGCTTGCAGACGACTTATGAAGCTACTTCGCAATTGATTAACCGCGCACATTCCTATGAATTATATGTTGAAACGGTTCAACGTCTGCGGAAATTTCCAAAAATCGAGATAGTTTCTCACTTAATCAATGGCTTACCTGGTGAAACTCACGAAATGATGATAGAAAATGTTCGCCGCTGTGTGACAGACAATGACATTCAAGGGATTAAATTACATCTTTTGCATTTAATGACCAACACACGCATGCAACGAGATTATCATGAAGGACGCTTGCAGCTGCTTAGCCAAGATGAGTATGTTTCAATTGTTTGTGACCAATTAGAAATAATCCCTAAGCATATCGTCATTCATCGGATTACAGGCGATGCGCCACGAGATATGTTAATTGGCCCTATGTGGAGCCTCAACAAATGGGAAGTTCTCAATGCGATTGAACAGGAAATGAACCGTCGCGGCAGCGTTCAAGGGTGTAAAGCAAAGGAGCAACGATTTATATGTTAAGACCATTACAAATGGCACATGCTTTTTTAGAGGAAGTAGTGACTGATGAAGACATCGTCGTTGATGCCACTATGGGCAATGGGCACGACACGCTTTTCTTGGCACGATTGGCTAAAAAAGTGTATGCTTTTGATATTCAAGAGCAAGCCGTTGAGCAAACTACCAAGCGCTTGGCAGAAGCTAAATTGGACAATGTTGAACTGCTTTTAACAGGTCACGAAAATGTGGATCAATATGTTGCAAGTATTAAAGCAGCTATTTTTAATCTAGGCTATCTTCCGTCGGCAGATAAAACAGTGATTACGCAGCCACATACAACTATTCAGGCTTTGGAAAAATTATGTCAGCGCTTAGTAACTGGCGGTCGGATTGCAATCATGATTTATTATGGACATACAGGTGGCGATGTGGAGCGAGATGCAGTTTTAGATTTTGTCAGTCAATTGCCGCAGCAGGAATTTACTGTCGCCCTTTATAAAACAATCAACCAAATCAATCAGCCCCCCTTTTTAGTGATGATTGAGAAATTAAAAATGACCTAAGTGGGGAGAAAAATGGATAAGCAATATCTACATGAAAAATTGAACTGTTTGCGTAGTCAATATCTAGATTCAACCAATGGAGAAATCTTAGCAAAGCAAGTAAACGATGCGCAGATGAGCAAAAAAATGCTTCGGATTAAGAAAAAATTAGTCAATCTTGAAATGGAGCGCTGTCAAAAAATGATTGAGCATCGCGATTTATCGAAAATAGAGCAAAAAATCTCCGAGCAGAAGATGCTTTTTGAAAAATGCTGTAAACAAAAATAAAGGAGGAAAATGTGGACTTACTCCTTTATATTATTATCTTTTTATCTGTTCTGATTGTTTCAAATGCCACCAACAAGCTATTTCCAAGCTTGCCAACGCCACTCATACAAATTCTATTAGGGATTGGCTTGGGATTTTTCATTCCAGTTGGAACGTTTCATTTAGAAACGGAGCTGTTTCTAGCTTTAATCATTGGACCGCTACTGTTTCGAGAAGCAGAAGAAAGCGATATTACCAGTATTCTTAAGCATTGGAAGATTGTTATTTATCTGATTTTTCCAGTTATTTTTCTATCAACTTTGAGTCTTGGTTTTTTATCGCATTGGCTATGGGTGTATCTTCCTCTTGCAGCTTGTATCGCGGTTGGAGCCGCCTTGGGTCCGACTGATTTGGTGGCTTTTGCGTCCTTATCTGAGCGCTTTACCTTTCCAAAACGTGTAGAAAATATTTTGAAAGGGGAGGGCTTGCTAAATGATGCGAGTGGTCTAGTTGCCTTTCAATTTGCCCTGACGGCTTGGACGACAGGGAAATTTTCGGCTCAAGAAGCCAGCATCTCACTTATCCTTTCGATCATTGGTGGTTTTATTGTGGGTGGTCTAACAGCTTTTTTAAATCGTCAGTTGCAAAAGCTGCTGTATACGGTGCGAGTCTCAGACACAGCAGGAGAACTGTTGTTAGAATTAAGTTTACCGTTGCTGACATTCTTTTTGGCCGAAGAACTCTATGTATCAGGAATTATTGCAGTGGTCGTGGCAGGGATTTTTAAGGCTAGTCGTTTTAAAAGGATTACTTTATTAGAAGCTCAAGTTGATACCGTGACAGATACGATTTGGCAAACTGTCACATTTATGCTGAATGGAGCGGTCTTTGTCATTTTAGGAATTGAGTTGGAAACGATAGCTGAACCCATTTTGAAAAGTCCGGTTTATGATAATCTTCGACTCCTTCTGACAATTCTTTTACTGACGATTGTGCTATTTGCCACTCGTTTTGTCATGATTTATGGCTTTTATTTCTGGAGAAGTCTGCGTTTGAAAAAGAGAATGTCGAAATATTGGAGAGACATTGCTCTGTTAACTTTTTCAGGCGTGAAAGGAACGGTGTCTATTGCGACCATTCTCTTGATTCCAACAGCGTTAGAACAAAAGTATCCTCTCTTGCTTTTCTTGGTGGCTGGGGTTACGTTGCTTAGTTTTTTGACAGGGCTTGTAATATTACCTCGTTTATCAAAAAACAAAGAAGAATCATCCGACTACCTCATGCATATTGCTATTTTAAATGATGTTGTCCAAGAATTGGAAGAAGATTTGAAACATACCAAAGTTAAGGCTCCGCTTTACGCGGCTATTGATAATTATCATGGACGAATCGAAAATCTTATCTTGGAGCAAGAAGGAAGATCTGTTCAAAAAGATTTGACAGATTTACAATTGCTGATGCTGAGTATCGAAAGTGACGGTTTGGAACAAGCCTACGAAGAAAGAAAAATAAGCAACCGTGTCTATTCCATTTACCAACGTTATTTATGGAATATGGAGCAAAGAATCAACCGCAACCTTGCTTCGCGCTTCACTTATTTTTTGATTAGCTTTTTCAGAATGACTCGCTTATTGCTGCATGAGATTGTTACATTTGGCTCTACTTTCCGTAATTGGCTCAATCAAGATAGAGCAAAGCCTAGTAAGGCTGAAAGAGAAGAGATTGCCGAACTGTATCTAGCCAATACAGAAGTAATTATCGGGAGTTTAGAAAATCTGAAGGGTGTTTATAATACTGCGCTTATCAATTTCTTGCAAGATTCGCGTATTCGTGAGACAGCAATTATTGAAAGCAGTGCTTTTATTGAACGGGTTATTACGCGTATCAAACCGAATAATATCAAGGAAATGCTACGAGGCTATTATTTGGAGCGGAAGATTATTTTTGAATATGAACACGAAAAGCTGATTTCAGCTAGTTATGCAAAATTTCTCCGTCAAAATGTCAATAATTTAGAAAATTATTCTCTCAAAGAAACCGCCAATACATTACCATACGACATGATGAACTATGTCAGACAGAAATAAAACGGGAGTGGATTGAGCACTTAGTTGCGAATTCACTCTTTTTTAAACAAAAAAAATAAGCCTTGACAGGCTTATTTAGTTGGGATGGATATTTCAATGAGGTTTGTTGAATAGAGTGTCTTAATTCGAGAGGCATCAATCGATTTTGTATCAATTTTTCGTTTCAGAAAAAATTCTCGAATTTTTTCAACTTCTTGTTCGCGAATGGCGCGGTGTTTATTTGAAATCAGAATTTCATAATGAAAAGGTGCTTGCGTAAAGACGACGTCTGTATTTCCAGCGGAAAAAGTCTCAACTAGTGTAGCATCTGTACTTTCTAATTGACTTTGTACAAGGCGTGCATGGCTGTTTGTCGTGTTAATAAGCTTCATCTGACTTCCTCCTATATTCTATTCCTATTATAGCACTTTTTCATAAGAAATGTGAACAATTTCTCATACTTTATGATTCTTTTTCCACATTTCAATTCCCCATTTATGACTGCCACGTTTTAATTTGGAAATAGCTTCTTCGATTGGAAACCAGGCGAGCTGATTAAAATCTTCTAAAGGTGCCTGCGATTGCTCATACTGGCTTACTTCATAAATGTAAGCAGG
This Streptococcus anginosus DNA region includes the following protein-coding sequences:
- a CDS encoding tRNA (cytidine(34)-2'-O)-methyltransferase, encoding MTTFQNHIVLFEPQIPQNTGNIARTCAATNSPLHIILPMGFPIDDRKMKRAGLDYWDKLDITYYDNLEEFMSKMDGQLYLISKFAEKVYAEENFATAGNHYFMFGREDKGLPEDFMRAHSEKALRIPMNDEHVRSLNLSNTVCMMVYEALRQQDFTGLDLVHHYAHDKLK
- a CDS encoding ECF transporter S component — protein: MTHTRKMAVVAILSAISFLLMFFDFPILPGASFLKLDFSILPILLGLVVLDLGGALSILLVRSALKLLLNNQGVNTYIGLPMNIIAVAVFVIAFALIWKKEQTTVRFLIASVVGTLGLTLAMLILNYAYAIPLYATFANFDISKILGVANYLFAMVIPFNLLEGVVFAVAFWLIYLLLKPILIKYEK
- a CDS encoding IS30 family transposase → MSYSHLTITDRIKIETYLELGLKPCQIANKLGVHKSTISRELRRCQNGYSAALAQEHYDHRAKQKGRKSRLTPKLKKEIEDGLKSSWSPEQICGRYQLEQKPMVTFKTIYNWLYAGLIDLDLSILRRKGKTRQPKETRGTFRIGTSIAKRPKEVRNRETFGHWELDTVVSSRGKSKGCLATFLERKTRFYLAFKILDRTAKSMFSAIEQLCRLFPKEALKTFTSDRGKEFACYPLVENLGISFFFADAYSSWQRGSNENANGLLREYFPKKTDLAAISDEALNKALYDINHRPRKCLAYRTACEALVDEYE
- a CDS encoding MGMT family protein; the protein is MNKVLNEKLINQILSVVACIPVGKVTTYGQIAHLIGRERNARLVGRVLSQAGLYGKYPCHRVVNSAGRLAPAWEEQRHLLWAEGVTFKTNGCVDLKKHQWKPTDISKV
- a CDS encoding TIGR01212 family radical SAM protein (This family includes YhcC from E. coli K-12, an uncharacterized radical SAM protein.), with translation MKVMKPYNSLNAYYRKLFGEKTFKVPIDAGFDCPNRDGTVAHGGCTFCTVSGSGDAIVAPEAPIREQFYKEIDFMHRKWPEVKKYLVYFQNFTNTHDKVEVIRERYEQAINEPGVVGINIGTRPDCLPDETIAYLAELSERMHVTVELGLQTTYEATSQLINRAHSYELYVETVQRLRKFPKIEIVSHLINGLPGETHEMMIENVRRCVTDNDIQGIKLHLLHLMTNTRMQRDYHEGRLQLLSQDEYVSIVCDQLEIIPKHIVIHRITGDAPRDMLIGPMWSLNKWEVLNAIEQEMNRRGSVQGCKAKEQRFIC
- a CDS encoding tRNA (mnm(5)s(2)U34)-methyltransferase, translating into MLRPLQMAHAFLEEVVTDEDIVVDATMGNGHDTLFLARLAKKVYAFDIQEQAVEQTTKRLAEAKLDNVELLLTGHENVDQYVASIKAAIFNLGYLPSADKTVITQPHTTIQALEKLCQRLVTGGRIAIMIYYGHTGGDVERDAVLDFVSQLPQQEFTVALYKTINQINQPPFLVMIEKLKMT
- a CDS encoding cation:proton antiporter is translated as MDLLLYIIIFLSVLIVSNATNKLFPSLPTPLIQILLGIGLGFFIPVGTFHLETELFLALIIGPLLFREAEESDITSILKHWKIVIYLIFPVIFLSTLSLGFLSHWLWVYLPLAACIAVGAALGPTDLVAFASLSERFTFPKRVENILKGEGLLNDASGLVAFQFALTAWTTGKFSAQEASISLILSIIGGFIVGGLTAFLNRQLQKLLYTVRVSDTAGELLLELSLPLLTFFLAEELYVSGIIAVVVAGIFKASRFKRITLLEAQVDTVTDTIWQTVTFMLNGAVFVILGIELETIAEPILKSPVYDNLRLLLTILLLTIVLFATRFVMIYGFYFWRSLRLKKRMSKYWRDIALLTFSGVKGTVSIATILLIPTALEQKYPLLLFLVAGVTLLSFLTGLVILPRLSKNKEESSDYLMHIAILNDVVQELEEDLKHTKVKAPLYAAIDNYHGRIENLILEQEGRSVQKDLTDLQLLMLSIESDGLEQAYEERKISNRVYSIYQRYLWNMEQRINRNLASRFTYFLISFFRMTRLLLHEIVTFGSTFRNWLNQDRAKPSKAEREEIAELYLANTEVIIGSLENLKGVYNTALINFLQDSRIRETAIIESSAFIERVITRIKPNNIKEMLRGYYLERKIIFEYEHEKLISASYAKFLRQNVNNLENYSLKETANTLPYDMMNYVRQK
- a CDS encoding DUF1827 family protein, which codes for MKLINTTNSHARLVQSQLESTDATLVETFSAGNTDVVFTQAPFHYEILISNKHRAIREQEVEKIREFFLKRKIDTKSIDASRIKTLYSTNLIEISIPTK